In the genome of Rhopalosiphum padi isolate XX-2018 chromosome 1, ASM2088224v1, whole genome shotgun sequence, the window CAATAATGCGTATCTATGTACGTATATGTATAGATTTGGTATGCATTTACATTAAtcagttgttaaaaaaatgacagttataattattatgaaaatgattaaattttataaagaaatagtgatatagttgtataaatgtAAACGCGTTTTAGATAGGTATTcgattaaaataacaatgagATATGAACCACTACCGCTGTAGTCGCTACACATAAGAACTAGACGTTTTTCCTGATTTGACCTTGATGGTATTTAgtactgataataattattacaattaagaattacttatttatacataGTGCAAAAAGCCCTTATAATTCAGACATTTCGATAAAATATCGTCgcgatattatgtatattacaatagcACTATGGCAGAGTATACGAGGACAAACGTGcatcaagtatattatacattagatatacaaataatacatctGAACAAAACTCAACTAAAATGTGCTGTAATAACGATAAGGATCTATCGCTAGATCATTAAcggagatatattatattatatatttgttacacttgaataataatacaacgattCTTTgtaatgaaaacaatatataattatatgcattaaaaagtcactgaagaatacattttttttttgttttgttcgaAGATGGTAAAAAACCGAGTGACCAAGAATAAAAATGCCCCTTCGTCTTCCATgaccttttattataataaaaaatataaaaatagttattggaGGTATAGAACCTTGGAAGTAATTACCATGCCGcggtataattaaaaagtagtGATAATTATactgttcaaaatatttattgttaatacattatttaattttatattgaacatttttaaaatgtatcataatattatggtttatcaGAACGGTGTGGTTTTATAAAGACACGCAGGTGTAGTATcatttatcattgtataatattatgtaatttacaaaatttaacacCTAAGCATCGGAAATAAAATGAAcacatctaatatttatttaaaaacttaaattatagtatttttaagctttacaatatttcaaacgtgttgaatttatatagtattaatcttttatttttatagaaaagtaggtactatagggtttagatatattatagttcatataTGATACTATGGTTTATGATAGGTaacatatgaatatatattttatatccatattgtttctaaataatataatataaagaacaatcgattatattaagtaagctactaaaattataaaaatatttttaataactttaataaatataatatatgtaacttTAGACTTGACGGtcatttaatattctaatcATTGTAATcaatatgttcaaaatataacaCATCGATGATAATTGTATACGAACAAAACGGTATTTTCAGCACATCATATTACACTATtcgagtaaaatatatacaattttcaatccTAATTAAGTATTagtggaaaataattttaacatttagaaattaaaacatGACCTCAAAATTTAACTAgaatgaattcaattttttttaaattatttaaccacTTCCTATCGCCGAAGTTCACgtaacctatataaataaattttgatcgATCCGCAAAATCATCGCCGAAGGGCTAGGCTAACAAACCAGTTTCGTCATAGATACTTACTCtgcgaatattttattaataatgcagtataatattgtataatagtgtttagtgtttacaaAATCACGAATTccgattattatgattaatttttaattattcattattacaaacttcaaaatatttaaagtagattaatttttataatattagtatttatttgatttattcgtaactatttgatatttattacttaatgtattttatgtattaattacgtTTAGATtatccaaattaaaataatactaaaggTTAGTAATATCGATACTTCACAATATATGATGTACTAtgagtatctatatattaaccTACATGGTAATTATAATGGGTATTTTATCATTATccgtatttgaaaaataatacctattagcTATTACCTAGCACCACTGAGCAgtccataaatttattttggacattaacaataaattaaatgtatacctaactataactttttttatatattaatatttagtattttcaagaaataattctttaattataTACCCATACCCCCCCTAGTCACAGAAATGTTATACAGAGCTTTTagattactaatttaaattttaaaatattatatagaacgaTGTAACTATAAATTCACAAACAATATAAGTACTCACTACTcgtataattaaaaagaaaattaatgtttattaaaaatattaaagcctAGGTAAACTAAGGTATAACCTAGGTTATTTACTAacacaaatgtttatatttatcataaattaattgttgataggcactatacaattaaaaatagtatagaaaCGTATAGATCGATCTGTTTAAGTAAGAATTATTTTCCCACTTGTAtgcgtaaataaattaaagtactCATACAACTTCCATAAaacgatattacaataataatattgtaaaactatGTCCCAAGTGTTAATGTATTTCATAGGTGGGAAAAATCGGTTCAATATACCACGAgactttctagtttctactcACTTGCAAAGTATACTGCCAAAACATCCAAAACTACTTCCGTTGGCTACGAGACGCGAGTACGAAACGGTCATAATTTAAGAGCGTAAATCCTCACGTAGATCGCGTATCCGTCAAACACCGCGGACACTCATCgtcacatattattacaattattattatgacttataatcacatatcattaaattattttgtaaccgAATTATTCCGTTTTGTGACAACTAATAATGTGTGAATAAATTACCAGAGGAAAATCACCAAAACGCGAAGATCGATAAACGGATTTTTTTTTCGGCTTTattgacgataaaaaaaatatattattattgaataacacttaaacatattcataaaataaacgaCAGACACgacaaagataaaattaatataatataatataatataaatatgtgttaatattttattaatattattattatttctattacacacacgcgcgcgcttGAACTCGCTAATCTGTCGTTCGACTTTCCGTCCGTACAGTTCTGCCACTTCTGCATGTATAGTTCTGCGACCGCTAGACCGTCGTCGGACTACGTATGCGTTATTTTCACTGCTCTCCCACCATCACTCCGATCGTTTTATGTCTCGAAAACCTGCATGGTGTACCGGTGTAgtgttaatgtatattatgggTACAGGTAGTATAGGTAAGGCAAACgctaccattattattattatcatcatcatcacgaTGCAgcctaggtacctataaatatatgtttatagctGGCGtacaactttatataatatattaaaatataataatacgcgaatttaagtttaatatgtaataacagcCATGCGTaagtatatagaaatataatttaagtgtcTCCGTGGAGGTGCTTGCTTATTAATGTTGATATTAGCGGGCGTACTTATGATCGCTTATAATGCgtcttattacattttttttttctattatacttTGCCTTAAGTGTCTCCTAGGatgattaaacaaatattattataatattatatttatagggcCTACGATGACATCAGATAATTTAACAATGTTATAAAACAACTTGAATAATCAAacaatgttacaataatattatattcacaatgACGTTTTTCGTTCTCTTTTTACCCCGTTCAGCAGGCCCTAAACCTAGCTATAGTACACGAACATTGTTATTACCACATAGTATAAATAAGCCTATACGACGACGACATAAATCGGTACATCcaagctaataatattatataatatgtataggaacTTCGTAGTGGGCGATGActccaataacattttaaacgatatcaatataatataggtaggtactaggtaggtaaTACGTAAAATGTATGCATGTTGCGTATTTTTATCCAAATAACAAGAGTTCGTTTTTTCTCAGTCTATATTCAGTCGGTGTTAACATTCCTCTGAAACACGCCAATAACAAAGTTCATTAAATACTATCACGGAGAttctatgatataatttatataaatgtaggtaAATAGGTAAAATAAGCAAGCAATGCTTTTGGCACTCCTTCCTAATCTACTATATAACCTGCGGCTATGTGcacattaaaaaattgaaaaaaaaaacacggtcgttatatattataggtaacataaacataacattattaattcaaCTACATGTATATGTAACATTTCCCGCAAAACGAAGATTGGATGAagccataaataatttttcaatggcTAACGAGGgaatcaatttaatattgtttattattaattactataataaaatagtaactatatgaattttcaagaaaaattattttaaaattgttaggtttccgttaaataattatagggtTTAAGTGACCTTGttgatttataattcaatatgtgCACCTTATGGTACAGGCTGCCTGGCACAACTAAGGAACATATTTAAGATAATTCAATGTGTAGTATGAAGAACCTgactcgaaaaaaaataataaggagATTTCCCCTCCCATTCAAAAGCCAACTTTACATacctaaatcaaattaataataaaatataatcaatgatattactcatactcatatttattaaaaaatgttaacaatgtaaacataaattaatttttctattgtttAAGCAAACGTACTAAGAATGTATTTGAATtgatcatacatttattatattggcAAGGTGTCTTTCTATGCATAAATAAAGATTGTAGACttgaaaaccaatttttttcgcatgctattaattgttataatccCATATTTTACTCTTTGCATGACTAGCAAAAAGAATTGTTCAGACGTAGAAAATGGATGCTACAGGCATAATTTAGATGGCAACTACttgaatcaatttttataaatcaggATTAGGTAATCATGtaagtacaacatttttttctagctcaatattaaaatctctgttatatttttatggattaattaaaaatatgataccgAAAGTTTGAAAGTGCTAAATGCTGAGCACTCCATAACTCCGTTCCCCATATATTTGCGCCAATGCTGAGTGTACCTATAGCTGCAGAGTATATAGATTGTATAAAACAGCACAACAACAAgtggtatactatattatactatatatattataatatactttcgaATAATATTCGGTACAAACCGAACCTCAATACGGTATCAAAAGTGACGGACACTCCTTTAGCCGTCATTTTCTTGAAAAGAGCCCAACATTCTTTCTCTTTGTCGGATTTGAGCATCGGTTGGCCGTCGAGTACGTCGTAGCGAACGTCGATCTGTGCGATTTCTTTGTTATGCAGTGTTTCATTGTCGTCATCATCGTCGCCGAGTTTGGAGATTACGACTTCTTTTACAACTGGCCCGTCATCTTCATCATCcctaaaattaaatgataaccttgaaatttaatattactactttaaacaaatattaccaaTGCAAATAAGACGTACACGATATTATCGATTTTCATCTTTTGTCTGACAATTTgatttatgtataacaatataatagctatttaataatgatatagccTAGCCTAGTATAACCGAAACACTAGCAACATTTCGATGAGGTAATTTCGACAAGGTAAGATATTCGCGTGATATACCTAGTTGCGTATAATTTTGCTATCACATTcaagcatatttttttcatttatatgttATTGGGTACATcaatatagtacctacatatatattttattgtttgtcgtGTTTACATGCAGTAAAATTATTGCAAAAACTtggataattttcaataaattgaaaTGATGGATAAATAGCATGCCGACCATACAATATATAAGGTTTCATAATGTAGGTCATGtcgttaaataaatgtatgcgattttaactattattattaaataaagatatCTCCATAGTCCATATGTTACACTTGATACACTTGATAGCTAAATATCACTAAATGATTTTCAaacatatagtataaatagtataatattattaaaaggtaAACATGCACGTGATGACATTAAGCACAAGTATTATCTTATGATTTATGTACATGTAGTTTCTGCAAATACGATTTgcgttattacattatacaattatttttatatcctaactcaatattatatatttagacatTACAGCTAATagcaaaaagaaaaagaaaaggtTATTCatgtggataaataatattacgttaaatgCAGTAtcgaatatgataatataagctaaatatttattcttaaatgttTAAGAAGTTTAATGCCTTGtaaaataaaacctataattctttattgtatatttagttATCTACTGGTTAGGAGAAATGTTTTTGTTTAGTAAAAAATCTCGAAtcatattagattattataataattattattattattattgttattaataaaataaaatcaataaaatattgcaatgtcagttagattattttgaaaattgttatattaacctataattacttattttatttttgaatttaaataaattagtaaaatgtattcacgaagtaataatcatatttttatgattaaattttcttaagtacctatattatattttaaagaataataattacaatttatattaagtaaaacatattaggtaatagaaatatttttattataccttgATATCTCTATTGTTCTTGATTTCATCAACGATTTTCCAACACGACTGTTAAGAAGTTTTGGTTTTCCAATCGATGTCATTGCACTATCAAATGATTTTTGATGATAACGCATACTGTTATTAAACTGAGGAaatgtaactataaaataataaattatctttattataaattaaataattgtttcctATTTACGAATTTAAGTTGAATTAATCTAACCATTGTTTACAATGTATAGTTTACTAAACGCAGTTTCgactaatttcattaaatacatataaaaacaattcttttaaaactattaagtaGCTTAAAAAGTTTTAGCATAACGCGTAAGCATGAGcacaaaaactttatttttattctacagTTGATAACGCCATTACAACAAGTAGATACAAAgctcaataaattatacttaaataaaaattcattcaaACTCgtatcaataatcatattatgcgCTTGAAAATGATCTTCCtggaataactttaaatattaaactacttCTAATTggaaagaattattttataagccaaacaataaattgaacgattttaaaaattaaaaacatacaatttcaaTCAATTTTACTAAGATGGCTATTTTagctaaaataatacaatattagtggccttaaattaaaattataatgctttatttaaatattttaacttattatataaatacctataatagagGTACGTatctttttgtattatattaatacatgcctatatattaatataataatatgaatcaaCTGACAACACGTCTTGATTAACTAAGCAAATGTtcttaaatgtattgtataatagtatatttattatcaaactgtgtatccaagaaaaaaatatgtatatttattatattattatttgtcatgtAATaggataatagttttatttttactatcattatttgaatatattattgtattataatttttagtttatttaaaagtataaattttgctacttgttcaattttaaaatattaatttaagtctaATCACAAAACATCAGGAACAGAGAAATTATCCATAATAGCATACGTTTGAAGACCAAATGATATGTAATGTTTTAGATTTCTACCAATTTAACTTAACTCGATTATAatcaaatgatattttttaccatttataacttattagaatattagttaagtaattaaaacaatttatttaccgGATTTTGTGGATACATCATCAGGTGTTAGTGATTCCTCTACATCGCTTCCAACTGGACTTAAAAGTGACATCATCGTTACTACTTCAACATTTTGATTCCTTTTACCAAACTTTTGACCATTTGGCAGACGACTATCTACATCAATACTTTTATGAAAAGCTTTACTTCTAcaagattttaattttctggTCGAGAATTTATGAACATCTTGTGATTTTCTTCGTGAACTTGTCGAATAAAGTCCCTGTGTAGAATTTACGATTTGTTGCCTCGACGAAGGCGCCGACATTGCTCTGGTCAAAGTTTGTCTTTCATTCTGTTGTTGTTTCGCAGTCTTGTAAAATCTAACTCTTCTCGCGGCAGCCGAAAGAGGTTTTTCCTCCTCACTAGAGTCATCTGGTGAATTTTCACCTTCTCCTACATGGTTCTGGAGTTGCACTTCCAACGCGGTTCTGCAAGAGTCTTTTTCCTCTACTTGTATTGTAGACTCCTGTGCATCCTCTATAGATTCCATCAAAGGGTCTTCGATAACATTTCTAGccagataaatatttatacacgatTTTGACTGTTCCCGATCGATCCATGCCTGTTTTATTCTTTGTGCAAACTGTTCTTTAGATTCATGTAAGACTTCTGGTTTTAAACATACTTTAGTCGGGTTCGCTGTGGGtctagattttttttcattttttaaaagctTATTAATAGAACGAGAAATCACTTCTGTACTACAATTATTATCTGTTTCGGTTTTATTGAAATTGGAATCTTTTTGCAACCATCctttttttgacaataattttttatcatcttGATTATCTGTATGGTTGTTTGGCAAAGGTTTTGACTTTTGATTATCTGTTCCACATTTATTTAGTACGTCTTTAGACATGccagacaattttaaatttatctacctaaaatttataatactcattatgttagctataatattactaataccgatgtaaacattaatttacattttatttttatgaatttatcgtTAAACTTTAATCTGAGTACATTTGaatgaaataacaaaaataaggataggattgattaaaaaataataagaacaaaaataaataatttaaaaaatgtggaACGTGTACAGTTTCTAAAATTTTGGCTCAAATAAGC includes:
- the LOC132918709 gene encoding uncharacterized protein LOC132918709 isoform X2 codes for the protein MSKDVLNKCGTDNQKSKPLPNNHTDNQDDKKLLSKKGWLQKDSNFNKTETDNNCSTEVISRSINKLLKNEKKSRPTANPTKVCLKPEVLHESKEQFAQRIKQAWIDREQSKSCINIYLARNVIEDPLMESIEDAQESTIQVEEKDSCRTALEVQLQNHVGEGENSPDDSSEEEKPLSAAARRVRFYKTAKQQQNERQTLTRAMSAPSSRQQIVNSTQGLYSTSSRRKSQDVHKFSTRKLKSCRSKAFHKSIDVDSRLPNGQKFGKRNQNVEVVTMMSLLSPVGSDVEESLTPDDVSTKSVTFPQFNNSMRYHQKSFDSAMTSIGKPKLLNSRVGKSLMKSRTIEISRDDEDDGPVVKEVVISKLGDDDDDNETLHNKEIAQIDVRYDVLDGQPMLKSDKEKECWALFKKMTAKGVSVTFDTVLRFSRHKTIGVMVGEQ
- the LOC132918709 gene encoding uncharacterized protein LOC132918709 isoform X1, coding for MSKDVLNKCGTDNQKSKPLPNNHTDNQDDKKLLSKKGWLQKDSNFNKTETDNNCSTEVISRSINKLLKNEKKSRPTANPTKVCLKPEVLHESKEQFAQRIKQAWIDREQSKSCINIYLARNVIEDPLMESIEDAQESTIQVEEKDSCRTALEVQLQNHVGEGENSPDDSSEEEKPLSAAARRVRFYKTAKQQQNERQTLTRAMSAPSSRQQIVNSTQGLYSTSSRRKSQDVHKFSTRKLKSCRSKAFHKSIDVDSRLPNGQKFGKRNQNVEVVTMMSLLSPVGSDVEESLTPDDVSTKSVTFPQFNNSMRYHQKSFDSAMTSIGKPKLLNSRVGKSLMKSRTIEISRDDEDDGPVVKEVVISKLGDDDDDNETLHNKEIAQIDVRYDVLDGQPMLKSDKEKECWALFKKMTAKGVSVTFDTVLRGMLTPTEYRLRKNELLLFG
- the LOC132918709 gene encoding uncharacterized protein LOC132918709 isoform X3; amino-acid sequence: MSKDVLNKCGTDNQKSKPLPNNHTDNQDDKKLLSKKGWLQKDSNFNKTETDNNCSTEVISRSINKLLKNEKKSRPTANPTKVCLKPEVLHESKEQFAQRIKQAWIDREQSKSCINIYLARNVIEDPLMESIEDAQESTIQVEEKDSCRTALEVQLQNHVGEGENSPDDSSEEEKPLSAAARRVRFYKTAKQQQNERQTLTRAMSAPSSRQQIVNSTQGLYSTSSRRKSQDVHKFSTRKLKSCRSKAFHKSIDVDSRLPNGQKFGKRNQNVEVVTMMSLLSPVGSDVEESLTPDDVSTKSVTFPQFNNSMRYHQKSFDSAMTSIGKPKLLNSRVGKSLMKSRTIEISRDDEDDGPVVKEVVISKLGDDDDDNETLHNKEIAQIDVRYDVLDGQPMLKSDKEKECWALFKKMTAKGVSVTFDTVLRFEEC